A genomic segment from Candidatus Woesearchaeota archaeon encodes:
- the smc gene encoding chromosome segregation protein SMC codes for MTRITRLEMKGFKSFASKTELVLGEKFNCVLGPNGSGKSNILDAICFVLGKASAKGLRAEKSANLIYNGGKKRSPAKQGEVSIYFANTNNVFGNVGNELKITRIIKPTGQSTYKINDKTHTRQQILEILAKAKIDPDGHNIVLQGDIVHMADMTPEERRRVIEEIAGISIYEDKKEKALRELTRVEEKLNEAHIILTERESYLKELKAERDQAQRFKDLDQKLKRNKATLLDLKKQKKTNELDKHLATYQGYTEKITKAEEQIRKLREDIAKKKENVEAINKEVEEKGERDQVALHKEVEKLRLDIALGKQRIETLKQELFKLQERREELLRTNKELDSKIKIQEKSRKSIIDEIAKKEKEIEKLEKRIDEFKQKHHMEDAADLDSRIVAIDKEAEHIQEEISELREQQQNLLREQDRIEIKLSTLDEKISKVAKLAKEHKDQLQELKEKKARFKQTTLDLSKALNESSNIAAQLANARDKLLSKKEEHSKLKARTATIQEAATRNLAVKRILEQKKSIRGIHGTIAQLGSVKRDLASALEVAAGARMNAVVVENDKVAEQCIRYLKDNKLGVATFLPLNKITPPPPQQAPKSKGIIGRAVDLITYDKKYAKAFAYVFANTLIVESIPAARSIGIGTYRMVTKSGDLIERSGAMQGGFRNRKEGTGFQEKETQKELHAIEKELADIEAIIRKLEQKKQDQDELIERLRTLKAELEGEIIKQEKTLFIDSEDLDLNKEAKQKLLKEKETIAKELDKLADEISQKTRNLATLKIEKSNLREKLATMRNPRLLAELNTFQDKRQELKTEIVELRAQLKNAESEMANILGPEAQNIKKILKQHEKEREQFLTEQKTLQEQITKQERELKQKEQEEKKFFAQFKDLFNKRSKIAEEITKAENNIFQLQDQIRTLQAKANAINLDIARLKAEIAAIEEEAKPFDGVPRFEGKSEAVMTREINEFEKLLENFGAVNLKALEIYDKVSQEYDQLIKKKERLATEREDVLVMINEIDSRKKELFMRTYEVVSKNFSTIFGTLSTKGQAFFELEDKKDPFAGGLTLRVRLSTKRFMDIRSLSGGEKTLTALAFLFAVQEHEPASFYVLDEVDAALDKHNSEKLAKMIRAYADKAQYLIISHNDAIISEADNLYGVSMDSDGISKITTLQL; via the coding sequence ATGACAAGAATTACTCGACTAGAGATGAAGGGTTTCAAGTCCTTCGCGAGCAAAACCGAGCTCGTTCTCGGCGAAAAATTCAACTGCGTCCTCGGCCCCAATGGTTCCGGAAAGAGCAACATTCTCGACGCCATTTGCTTTGTTCTTGGCAAAGCAAGCGCCAAGGGCCTCAGGGCAGAGAAAAGCGCCAACCTCATCTACAACGGCGGAAAGAAAAGAAGCCCAGCAAAACAAGGCGAAGTTTCCATCTACTTTGCAAACACCAACAACGTCTTCGGCAACGTTGGCAACGAGCTTAAAATCACTCGTATCATCAAACCGACAGGACAGTCCACCTATAAAATCAACGACAAGACGCACACCCGCCAACAAATACTTGAAATCCTTGCCAAGGCAAAAATTGACCCAGACGGGCATAACATCGTCCTCCAAGGAGACATCGTTCACATGGCAGATATGACGCCTGAAGAACGAAGGCGGGTTATTGAAGAAATCGCAGGCATCTCTATTTACGAAGACAAAAAAGAAAAAGCTCTGCGAGAACTCACCCGTGTCGAAGAAAAACTCAACGAAGCACACATCATCCTCACTGAACGAGAGAGCTACCTCAAAGAGCTCAAAGCAGAACGCGACCAAGCCCAACGCTTCAAAGACCTCGACCAGAAACTCAAGCGAAACAAGGCAACCCTTCTAGACCTTAAAAAACAAAAAAAGACAAACGAACTTGACAAACACCTCGCAACCTACCAAGGATACACAGAAAAAATAACAAAAGCCGAAGAACAAATACGTAAACTCAGAGAAGATATTGCAAAGAAAAAAGAGAACGTTGAAGCTATCAACAAGGAAGTTGAAGAGAAAGGAGAGCGCGACCAAGTCGCGTTGCACAAAGAAGTCGAAAAGCTCAGGCTCGACATCGCTCTTGGCAAGCAACGCATTGAAACGCTCAAGCAAGAACTCTTCAAACTGCAAGAGCGGCGAGAAGAGTTGCTCAGAACCAACAAAGAGCTTGATTCAAAAATAAAAATCCAAGAAAAGAGCAGAAAATCAATCATTGATGAAATTGCAAAGAAGGAAAAAGAGATAGAAAAGCTTGAGAAGCGAATAGATGAATTCAAGCAAAAACATCACATGGAGGACGCTGCGGACCTGGACAGCCGCATCGTAGCCATCGATAAGGAAGCCGAACACATCCAAGAAGAAATTAGCGAACTGAGGGAACAGCAGCAAAACTTGCTCAGGGAACAGGACCGTATCGAAATAAAACTCTCAACGCTTGACGAAAAAATAAGCAAGGTGGCAAAGCTTGCCAAGGAACACAAAGATCAACTACAAGAGCTTAAAGAAAAAAAAGCACGATTCAAGCAAACCACGCTTGACTTGAGCAAGGCACTCAATGAAAGCAGCAATATAGCTGCACAGCTTGCAAACGCGCGCGACAAGCTCCTCTCGAAAAAAGAAGAGCACTCAAAACTCAAAGCAAGAACGGCAACCATACAAGAAGCGGCAACGAGAAACCTCGCAGTGAAGCGCATTCTCGAACAAAAAAAGAGCATACGAGGAATCCACGGAACAATCGCGCAGCTCGGCAGCGTCAAGAGGGATCTAGCATCCGCCCTCGAAGTTGCGGCTGGCGCGCGCATGAACGCTGTCGTCGTTGAAAACGACAAAGTTGCCGAGCAGTGCATCCGTTACCTCAAGGACAACAAACTCGGTGTTGCAACCTTCCTCCCCCTCAACAAAATAACCCCGCCGCCGCCACAACAAGCGCCCAAATCCAAAGGCATTATTGGTCGCGCCGTGGACCTCATCACGTACGACAAAAAATACGCCAAAGCATTCGCCTACGTCTTCGCCAACACGCTCATCGTTGAATCCATTCCTGCAGCCAGAAGCATCGGCATCGGAACCTACAGAATGGTCACGAAATCAGGAGATCTCATCGAACGGAGCGGCGCCATGCAAGGCGGATTTCGCAACCGCAAGGAAGGGACAGGATTTCAGGAAAAAGAAACACAAAAAGAACTCCACGCCATCGAAAAAGAACTTGCAGACATCGAAGCAATCATCAGAAAACTCGAACAGAAAAAACAAGACCAAGACGAACTCATAGAGCGCCTCAGGACACTCAAAGCCGAACTTGAAGGAGAAATTATCAAACAAGAAAAAACACTCTTTATCGATTCGGAAGACCTCGATCTGAACAAAGAAGCCAAGCAAAAACTCCTCAAAGAGAAGGAAACCATCGCCAAAGAACTCGACAAACTCGCCGATGAAATAAGCCAGAAAACGAGGAACCTCGCGACGCTCAAAATAGAAAAGAGCAATCTGAGAGAAAAACTGGCCACGATGCGTAACCCCCGCCTCCTCGCAGAACTCAACACCTTCCAAGACAAGCGCCAAGAACTCAAAACAGAAATCGTCGAACTTCGCGCCCAACTTAAAAACGCGGAAAGCGAAATGGCCAACATCCTCGGGCCAGAAGCACAAAACATCAAAAAAATCCTCAAGCAACACGAAAAAGAGCGAGAACAATTCCTCACCGAACAAAAAACGCTTCAAGAGCAAATAACCAAACAAGAGCGAGAACTCAAACAAAAAGAACAAGAAGAGAAGAAATTCTTTGCTCAGTTCAAAGACCTTTTCAACAAGAGGAGCAAAATCGCAGAGGAAATAACCAAAGCTGAAAACAATATTTTCCAACTCCAAGACCAAATACGCACGCTTCAAGCCAAAGCAAACGCGATCAACCTCGACATTGCGCGTCTCAAAGCAGAAATCGCCGCCATAGAAGAAGAAGCAAAACCTTTCGATGGCGTCCCGCGCTTCGAAGGAAAAAGCGAGGCGGTCATGACAAGAGAAATCAACGAATTCGAGAAACTCCTCGAAAACTTTGGCGCCGTCAATCTCAAAGCCCTCGAAATTTACGACAAAGTAAGTCAAGAGTACGACCAACTCATCAAGAAAAAAGAGCGTCTTGCAACAGAACGAGAAGATGTCCTCGTCATGATCAATGAAATAGACTCCCGTAAAAAAGAACTCTTCATGCGAACCTACGAAGTCGTCAGCAAGAACTTCAGCACCATCTTCGGAACACTCTCCACGAAGGGCCAAGCCTTCTTCGAACTCGAAGATAAAAAAGACCCCTTCGCAGGAGGGCTCACTCTCCGAGTCCGCCTCTCAACCAAGCGCTTCATGGATATTCGCTCACTCTCCGGCGGCGAAAAAACACTCACAGCCCTAGCCTTCCTCTTTGCCGTCCAAGAACACGAACCGGCAAGTTTCTACGTCCTAGACGAAGTTGACGCCGCCCTCGACAAGCACAACAGCGAAAAACTCGCAAAAATGATCCGTGCCTACGCTGACAAGGCACAATACCTCATCATCAGCCACAACGACGCCATCATCTCAGAAGCAGACAACCTCTACGGCGTCTCTATGGACAGCGACGGCATCAGCAAAATAACAACACTCCAACTCTAG
- the rnhB gene encoding ribonuclease HII — MYSLGIDEAGRGPVFGPLVMAGVALTPNQERDLKKLGVTDSKLLSPPARERLYKEITRHPHEIIIVHPAEIDHAVQSTTTNLNWLEADTAVAIIKKLTKRLPITTVIVDSPTKNTNAFKKYLQTKLGNQDFTLLCENKADQRFTCVAAASILAKVTRDKKIRELTAKTGINLGSGYLTDPATQKTLQEQYNNPKLASIIRASWAPVKELRKPRQTTLAPTGPAGRSKKPDEKTFATLTRHGFSFENTKTPYETVRMKGPGVTLIKYTTGTLLLQGSKAAKEATRELLKKLNIR; from the coding sequence ATGTACTCGCTGGGCATTGACGAAGCAGGAAGAGGTCCGGTCTTTGGGCCGCTAGTCATGGCAGGAGTCGCCCTTACACCCAACCAAGAACGAGACCTCAAAAAACTCGGCGTGACCGACTCCAAGCTCCTCTCACCCCCCGCCCGCGAGCGGCTATACAAGGAAATCACACGCCACCCCCACGAAATCATCATCGTACACCCCGCGGAAATCGACCACGCAGTTCAGTCAACCACAACCAATCTCAACTGGCTTGAAGCGGACACTGCAGTGGCCATTATCAAAAAGCTCACCAAACGCCTTCCCATAACCACTGTCATTGTAGATTCTCCAACAAAGAACACCAACGCATTCAAGAAGTACCTCCAAACAAAGCTAGGGAACCAAGACTTCACCCTCCTCTGCGAAAACAAAGCCGACCAGCGCTTCACATGCGTTGCTGCCGCCTCCATTCTCGCAAAAGTGACACGAGACAAGAAAATTCGAGAGCTCACTGCCAAGACAGGCATCAACCTCGGCTCAGGGTACCTCACAGACCCTGCCACGCAAAAAACACTTCAAGAACAGTACAATAACCCCAAGCTCGCAAGCATTATACGCGCGTCATGGGCGCCGGTGAAAGAACTGCGAAAACCCCGGCAAACCACCCTTGCCCCAACAGGACCCGCAGGAAGAAGCAAGAAACCGGACGAAAAAACCTTTGCCACCCTGACGCGTCACGGCTTTTCCTTTGAAAACACAAAAACGCCTTACGAAACCGTACGAATGAAAGGCCCCGGCGTCACACTCATTAAGTACACAACCGGAACACTCCTCTTGCAAGGAAGCAAGGCGGCCAAAGAAGCAACAAGAGAGCTGCTCAAGAAACTAAACATACGCTGA